One Gammaproteobacteria bacterium DNA segment encodes these proteins:
- a CDS encoding ATP-binding cassette domain-containing protein → MLELRALSKSYDGTVAVAPLDLACLPGETTVLIGPSGCGKSTLLRLITGLVAPDAGQVVVAGQVLGPDNVRALRHRMGYVIQEGGLFPHLTAGANVGLLVRHLGWPETRIAGRLAELARLVHVAPELLMRYPAELSGGQRQRVGLMRALMPDPELLLLDEPLGALDPMIRSRLQEDLRHIFRRLGKTVVLVTHDIAEAAFFASSIILMRAGHVVQRGTLEDLVRRPAEAFVTEFITAQRRPLEALMAATP, encoded by the coding sequence ATGCTGGAACTCCGCGCCCTGTCCAAGAGCTATGACGGTACCGTGGCGGTGGCGCCCCTGGATCTCGCCTGCCTGCCGGGGGAGACCACGGTGCTCATCGGCCCCAGCGGCTGCGGCAAGTCCACCTTGCTGCGCCTCATCACCGGGCTGGTGGCGCCGGATGCGGGCCAGGTGGTGGTGGCGGGGCAGGTGCTCGGCCCCGACAACGTGCGGGCGCTGCGCCATCGCATGGGCTACGTGATCCAGGAGGGCGGGTTGTTCCCCCACCTCACGGCCGGCGCCAACGTCGGCCTGCTGGTGCGTCACCTGGGCTGGCCGGAGACACGCATCGCCGGGCGTCTGGCAGAACTCGCCCGGCTGGTGCATGTGGCTCCAGAGTTGCTCATGCGCTATCCGGCGGAGCTATCCGGCGGCCAGCGCCAGCGGGTGGGTCTGATGCGCGCCCTCATGCCCGATCCGGAGCTGCTGCTGCTGGACGAGCCCCTGGGGGCCCTGGACCCCATGATCCGCAGCCGCCTCCAGGAGGATCTGCGGCACATCTTCCGGCGCCTCGGCAAGACCGTGGTGCTGGTGACCCACGACATCGCCGAGGCCGCCTTCTTCGCCTCTTCCATCATCCTCATGCGTGCCGGCCACGTGGTGCAGCGGGGCACCCTCGAGGACCTGGTGCGGCGCCCCGCCGAGGCCTTCGTCACCGAGTTCATCACCGCCCAGCGCCGGCCCCTGGAGGCCCTCATGGCGGCCACCCCGTGA